From a single Cyanobacteriota bacterium genomic region:
- a CDS encoding zinc-binding dehydrogenase, with protein sequence MTTKAAVLYALNEPLRLEELTLPALKPGQVLVDIAYSGVCHTQLSEVRGKRGPDRYLPHTLGHEGAGVVRDVGAEVTKVKPGDRVVLSWIKGQGRDVPSTQYQGSQGAINSGAISTFLESAIISENRIIPIPEAMPLREAALLGCAIPTGAGVVLNTLRVTPGSSVAIFGVGGVGLSAVMAASLANAMPIIAIDIFDHKLQQALELGATHTINAKTQDVQTALMDITAGKGVDYAIEAAGRTQTMEGAIAAIRAPGGVAVLAGNLAAGERISLDPFDLIKGKQILGTWGGETNPDRDIPRYANLFQAGKLALEQLITHTYSLDDINRALEDLETGKVGRALIETRTTADFSS encoded by the coding sequence ATGACCACTAAAGCAGCCGTTCTTTACGCCCTCAACGAACCACTCCGCCTTGAGGAACTCACCCTACCTGCCCTCAAACCCGGCCAAGTGTTGGTAGATATTGCCTACAGCGGGGTTTGCCATACTCAACTTTCAGAAGTGCGGGGCAAGCGAGGGCCAGACCGCTATCTTCCTCACACGTTAGGACATGAGGGGGCAGGAGTTGTACGCGATGTGGGTGCTGAGGTGACCAAGGTTAAACCCGGCGATCGCGTTGTACTGTCTTGGATTAAAGGGCAAGGGCGGGATGTCCCTTCTACTCAGTATCAGGGCAGTCAGGGAGCCATCAACTCTGGAGCCATCAGCACCTTTCTGGAATCAGCCATCATCTCAGAAAACCGGATTATCCCCATTCCAGAAGCCATGCCTCTGCGTGAGGCAGCATTATTGGGGTGTGCAATTCCCACTGGAGCTGGGGTAGTGTTGAATACCCTGCGGGTTACCCCCGGTAGTAGCGTGGCCATCTTTGGAGTCGGTGGTGTGGGGCTAAGTGCAGTGATGGCGGCTAGTTTAGCCAATGCTATGCCTATTATCGCTATTGATATTTTTGACCATAAACTCCAGCAAGCATTAGAACTAGGTGCAACCCACACCATCAATGCCAAAACCCAAGATGTGCAGACGGCATTGATGGATATCACGGCAGGTAAGGGCGTGGACTATGCCATTGAAGCGGCAGGACGTACACAAACTATGGAAGGGGCGATCGCGGCTATTCGTGCTCCTGGTGGGGTGGCTGTTCTTGCTGGTAACTTGGCCGCAGGTGAACGCATCAGCTTGGATCCCTTTGACCTAATTAAAGGTAAGCAGATTCTCGGTACTTGGGGAGGCGAGACAAACCCTGACCGGGATATTCCCCGCTATGCCAATCTGTTTCAAGCAGGAAAACTAGCCCTAGAGCAGTTGATTACCCACACCTATTCTTTAGACGATATCAACAGGGCGTTGGAGGATTTAGAAACAGGCAAAGTTGGCAGGGCACTGATTGAAACTCGAACTACCGCAGATTTCAGCTCATGA